Genomic DNA from Verrucomicrobiota bacterium:
GTGCGCTGGCTTCGCGGACTGCCCTTGGTCGATGCCTCACTCTGGCTCTTGGGCTGCCTCTTGGTGCTTTCCCCGATTGTTCACTTCTGGTATTTCCTCTGGATTCTGCCCTTGCTGGCACTGCGACCTTCGCTCGCCTGGATCGTTCTCCTCCTGACGCAATGCGCCTATTTCCTGGCTTGGCGGCACGAGGCGGAAGTCGGTTGGTGGGGCCTGCCAGAAGACTTCATTCTTTGGCTCTGGTTGCCCTTTTTTGTGATTGGCGCCTATGAGCTGCGGCATGCGTGGACACGAGGACTGCGGGCTCGGACAGCGGTCGATTCTTCCACGTCTTTCGCCATCTTGATCCCCACCAGGAACGCCGCCACTCCATTGCAAACTCTCCTCCCCACCCTTTTGCCGCAACTGCAAGCGGGCGATGAAGTTCTGGTGGTGGACGCCCACTCCCAGGATGAGACCGCTGAGCTGGCTCGAGCCCATCAGCTAGCTCTGACCACGAGTGAAGCAGGGCGCGGGAACCAGATCTCGGTGGGAGTGGCTCACACTCGCGCCCCTCTCATTCTGATCCTGCATGCCGACATGCGTCTTCCCGATGAGGCGCTCGCGACGCTTCGGGCTTTCTTTTCAGCCAACCCGATGGTCGAGGCGGCCGTCCTCGGGCAGCGCTTTCCGCAATCCAAGCTTGGGTTGGTCGGCATTGAGGTGCTCAACGAACTCCGAGCGACGCTCAACGGCGTCGGCTTTGGCGACCAAGCGCAGGCCTTTCGACGGAGGGCGCTCCAGGCGGTGGGAGGCTTTCCCTTGCAGCCGCTGATGGAGGACGTGGAAGCCAGTCTGCGGATTCTCCCCCATTCGAGAATCGCTTACCTCGGCCAGGAAGTCGCGGTCTCGCCGGCGAAATGGCACGGTCGCTTCTTCCAGCGTTTTCAGCTGGTCATTTCTCTGGTCATTCGTTACCGACTCGCCAGGTTCTTAGGCAAAGCTTTTGCCGCCAATTTCGCGAAGTCGCTCTACGCCGAGTATTACCAAAAAGCTCCTCCCGAGAAGTAATACCAACCTCCAGAGAAAGCCTTTTCCGGCGACCGGCGGTCTACCCCGCACGAAGGATCAGAAAGAGCGGCAGAAGTCTTCGAAACGGTCCATGCCGTTTTTGATGATGTCGAGCCCACAGGCGTAGCTGAAACGGACACTCTGGTCATGACCAAAAGCGGCCCCTGGAATGACAGCGACTTTGTCCCGGCTCAGAAGGCGCTCGGCCAAGTTGAGGGAGTTGATCCCGATCTTGGAGGTATCCACCAGGAAGTAGAAGGCGCCCTCGGGCTCGACCGTGCTGACGTTCTCAATGCTGGCCAAGCGATTGAGCATGTATTGCCGGCGGACATCGAACTCATCCCGCATATCCGAGATGACCTGAGCGGCGGAGGGGTGCGTGAGCGCCGCGAGCCCTCCGTATTGGGCAAAGCTGGTCGGATTGGAGGTGGTTTGGCTTTGGATGCTATTGATGACCTTGGCGTATTCTTCGGGGGCGGAGGTGTAACCCAATCGCCAGCCGGTCATGCTGTAAGCCTTGCTGAAGCCGTTCACTGTCAGGGTGAGCTTGGCAATCTCCTCTCCCAGCGAAGCGAGGGAGACGTGTTCCGCTTCGCCGTAGACCAGCTTTTCGTAGATTTCGTCGGAGATCACGAGGACGTCTTCCCCAATCGCGATTTCAGCGATCTTTTCCAATTCTTCCTTGGTGTAAACTGCTCCGGTCGGATTGCTGGGTGAGTTGAGAATCAGGAGCTTGGTGCGAGGGGACATGGCTTCCTCGAACTCCTCTGGAGTCATCTTCCAACCGTTCTCCGCTTTGGTCTCCACGATGACCGGATCGGCACCGGTCATCTTGACCATGTCAGGGTAACTGGTCCAGTAGGGGGCGGGGATGATGACCT
This window encodes:
- a CDS encoding glycosyltransferase, producing MEAAPALWKDRRTWIWLGCFGAAAVACWLWSQRPTLQSDPVLRVWLFAILGLTGLGLTFCYPDALARKVGSTRLLLLSAVLLRVTLLPSAHTDDLHRYLWEGKLVRAGINPYTQTADDPSLAAYRDAQWERMNHPERGTAYPPLAQLAFAAAGILSYHALPLKLLFLGADLGTLLLLFSLLRQSRLPERWAGLYAFSPMVLIGIAAEGHYDSLFAFLLTLAWWSQARGKPGLAWFALACSAQVKLVSLALAPLFLTRSSWKQAWLWPLGLLLPALPFWDGVDDLARGLLVFAGESRFNGGAYLFLERALDSPELAKRLCSLLFVMVAVATWVRWLRGLPLVDASLWLLGCLLVLSPIVHFWYFLWILPLLALRPSLAWIVLLLTQCAYFLAWRHEAEVGWWGLPEDFILWLWLPFFVIGAYELRHAWTRGLRARTAVDSSTSFAILIPTRNAATPLQTLLPTLLPQLQAGDEVLVVDAHSQDETAELARAHQLALTTSEAGRGNQISVGVAHTRAPLILILHADMRLPDEALATLRAFFSANPMVEAAVLGQRFPQSKLGLVGIEVLNELRATLNGVGFGDQAQAFRRRALQAVGGFPLQPLMEDVEASLRILPHSRIAYLGQEVAVSPAKWHGRFFQRFQLVISLVIRYRLARFLGKAFAANFAKSLYAEYYQKAPPEK
- a CDS encoding pyridoxal phosphate-dependent aminotransferase yields the protein MSFVSTRLHDLKPSQTLAITAEAKKLIQQGEDVCSFGAGEPDMDTPDFIKEAAIEALHRGETKYTAVSGIMELREAIATKLVAENGIPSAPELVTVSCGAKHALFNAIYALCEDDDEVIIPAPYWTSYPDMVKMTGADPVIVETKAENGWKMTPEEFEEAMSPRTKLLILNSPSNPTGAVYTKEELEKIAEIAIGEDVLVISDEIYEKLVYGEAEHVSLASLGEEIAKLTLTVNGFSKAYSMTGWRLGYTSAPEEYAKVINSIQSQTTSNPTSFAQYGGLAALTHPSAAQVISDMRDEFDVRRQYMLNRLASIENVSTVEPEGAFYFLVDTSKIGINSLNLAERLLSRDKVAVIPGAAFGHDQSVRFSYACGLDIIKNGMDRFEDFCRSF